In one Spirosoma rigui genomic region, the following are encoded:
- a CDS encoding threonine ammonia-lyase, with the protein MIALDTIREAHDRIRPHIHRTAVLTNQTINEKANARLFFKCENFQKIGAFKARGGLNAVLQVAANREGKAITTHSSGNHAQAVAFAARQVGLPAYIVMPRTAPQVKKDAVLGYGAEVIECEPTLDAREAGVRTVMERTGAVLVHPFDDDRVIAGQATAAKELIEDYGQEARFDLILAPVGGGGLLSGTALSTRYLSPGTRVVAGEPEGAADAILSFQSGRVEKAPYINTIADGLMTSLSERTLAIIRTHVTDILTVSDAEIIAAMRLVWERMKIIIEPSCAVPLAVVLKHPDQFAGQKVGIILTGGNVDLGKLPF; encoded by the coding sequence ATGATCGCACTGGATACCATTCGTGAGGCTCACGACCGCATCCGTCCGCATATCCATCGTACGGCCGTTCTCACGAATCAAACGATCAATGAAAAGGCCAATGCCCGGTTATTCTTTAAATGCGAAAACTTTCAGAAAATAGGCGCTTTCAAGGCGCGGGGTGGCCTGAACGCTGTGTTGCAGGTGGCTGCCAACCGCGAAGGAAAGGCGATTACGACCCACTCATCGGGCAACCACGCGCAGGCAGTAGCGTTTGCGGCCCGGCAGGTGGGCCTGCCTGCGTACATCGTGATGCCGCGCACAGCCCCGCAGGTCAAGAAAGATGCCGTTCTGGGGTATGGGGCCGAGGTCATCGAGTGCGAACCAACACTCGACGCGCGCGAAGCCGGCGTGCGGACGGTTATGGAACGTACTGGCGCTGTTCTGGTGCACCCGTTCGACGATGACCGGGTCATTGCCGGACAGGCCACGGCCGCCAAAGAACTGATCGAAGACTACGGGCAGGAGGCCCGGTTCGATCTGATACTGGCTCCCGTGGGTGGCGGAGGCTTGCTGAGCGGTACCGCCCTGTCTACGCGCTATCTCTCGCCCGGCACCCGTGTCGTGGCCGGTGAACCGGAAGGTGCTGCCGATGCGATCCTGTCGTTTCAGAGCGGCCGTGTGGAAAAAGCGCCCTACATCAACACCATTGCCGATGGGTTAATGACGTCCCTTAGCGAACGAACTCTGGCCATCATCCGAACGCACGTGACCGACATCCTGACCGTTTCCGACGCGGAAATCATCGCGGCCATGCGCCTGGTCTGGGAACGGATGAAAATCATTATCGAGCCGTCCTGCGCCGTGCCACTCGCAGTCGTCCTGAAACACCCTGATCAGTTTGCCGGGCAGAAGGTCGGTATTATCCTGACGGGCGGTAACGTAGATTTGGGAAAACTTCCGTTCTGA
- a CDS encoding sugar phosphate isomerase/epimerase family protein: MKTDRRSFLKQAAGAAAGLTLMPAAFAEMTKKKMFFDISLAEWSLHKALFAKKITNLDFPALAKKEFDISIVEYVNQFFKDKANDTAYLNDLLARCKDNGVSNHLIMIDGEGGLGDLDAKKRQLAVDNHKKWVECAKYLGCKTIRVNAHGIGSSEDVMKSAVDGLGKLGEFAKASNINVIVENHGGYSSNGEWLATVMKQVNMKNVGTLPDFGNFCLRRANNGTEWGGECVEDYDRYKGTKEMLPYAKGISAKTHDFDEQGNDKLVDYMRMMKIVKDSGFKGIVGIEYEGQTTDEYEGIRKTKALLERTGMMV; the protein is encoded by the coding sequence ATGAAAACTGATCGTCGTTCTTTCCTGAAACAGGCTGCCGGTGCTGCTGCCGGTCTTACGCTGATGCCAGCAGCCTTCGCCGAAATGACGAAGAAAAAGATGTTTTTCGATATTTCACTGGCCGAGTGGTCCCTGCATAAAGCGCTTTTTGCCAAGAAAATTACCAACCTCGACTTTCCGGCCCTGGCCAAAAAAGAATTCGACATCAGCATCGTTGAATACGTCAATCAGTTTTTCAAGGACAAAGCCAATGATACGGCCTACCTCAACGATCTGCTGGCTCGCTGCAAAGACAATGGCGTATCGAATCACCTGATCATGATCGATGGTGAAGGTGGCCTGGGCGACCTCGACGCCAAGAAACGCCAGTTGGCCGTCGACAACCACAAGAAGTGGGTTGAGTGTGCGAAGTACCTGGGCTGCAAAACGATCCGCGTGAATGCGCACGGCATCGGCTCCTCGGAAGACGTAATGAAAAGCGCCGTCGACGGGCTGGGCAAGCTGGGTGAGTTCGCCAAAGCGTCCAACATTAATGTGATCGTGGAAAATCACGGCGGTTACTCCTCAAACGGCGAGTGGCTGGCCACTGTGATGAAGCAGGTAAACATGAAAAACGTCGGTACGCTGCCCGACTTCGGCAACTTCTGCCTCCGCCGGGCCAACAACGGCACCGAATGGGGGGGCGAATGTGTGGAAGACTACGATCGCTATAAAGGCACGAAAGAAATGCTGCCCTACGCGAAAGGGATTTCGGCCAAGACCCACGATTTCGACGAGCAGGGTAACGACAAGCTCGTCGATTACATGCGGATGATGAAAATTGTGAAAGACAGCGGTTTTAAAGGAATCGTCGGCATTGAATACGAAGGCCAGACGACCGACGAATACGAAGGAATCCGCAAAACCAAAGCCCTGCTGGAACGGACGGGTATGATGGTTTAA
- a CDS encoding DUF3471 domain-containing protein, giving the protein MKKMVITGLLLVAITSGVMAQTQNQPAVPVVATADSANLNAYTGTYTFPSGSPIQKFTVSTEKGELYGEADTFGKNKLVKQAKADTYQSTSSYGSMITFVKDVANKTITGLTLSAQGTELVAKKENP; this is encoded by the coding sequence ATGAAAAAAATGGTAATTACCGGCCTGCTCCTGGTGGCGATCACCTCCGGAGTCATGGCACAAACGCAAAATCAGCCCGCCGTTCCCGTCGTAGCAACGGCGGATTCGGCTAACCTGAACGCTTACACCGGCACATACACATTTCCGTCGGGGAGTCCCATCCAAAAGTTTACAGTCTCTACCGAGAAAGGGGAGCTATATGGCGAGGCCGATACGTTCGGCAAGAACAAACTGGTGAAGCAGGCAAAAGCCGACACATACCAATCGACAAGTTCGTATGGCTCCATGATTACGTTCGTCAAAGACGTCGCCAACAAGACTATCACCGGCCTGACCTTGAGCGCCCAGGGAACGGAGTTGGTGGCCAAGAAAGAGAATCCGTAA
- a CDS encoding GNAT family N-acetyltransferase, protein MIIIRPVTPEQTYPLRHAVLWPDKPLDYVKIEHDNDGYHVGAFSNDDLVAVISLFVDVDTSGQSVARFRKFATHPDYQRRGIGTQLMHHIIGEARRRHAVSLWCDARLDAADFYRRFGMEPVSEVFYKGSVPYAKFSLTLA, encoded by the coding sequence ATGATTATCATTCGCCCTGTTACCCCCGAACAGACCTACCCGCTCCGGCACGCGGTGCTCTGGCCCGACAAACCGCTCGACTACGTGAAGATTGAGCATGACAACGACGGGTATCATGTCGGGGCGTTTAGCAACGATGACCTGGTAGCGGTCATTTCCCTGTTCGTCGACGTCGATACGTCCGGCCAGTCCGTTGCCCGATTTCGCAAGTTTGCGACCCATCCGGATTACCAGCGGAGGGGTATTGGTACGCAGTTGATGCACCATATCATTGGCGAGGCCCGGCGACGGCATGCGGTTTCACTCTGGTGCGATGCCCGGCTCGATGCGGCAGATTTCTACCGGCGCTTCGGGATGGAGCCCGTAAGCGAGGTATTCTACAAAGGAAGTGTACCCTATGCCAAATTTTCGCTAACCTTGGCCTAG
- a CDS encoding PQQ-dependent sugar dehydrogenase, protein MKTKPILVVALLATLAACGPKKEAGETAKTVATTSQAVNLPAPYTTKSAVHYSNVVGWADGKTPQAPAGFTVTEYARDLKSPRWIYVAGNGDVFVAESNTEPKSVKKKVVSAVSGQSKSQPSGESANRITLLRDTNKDGKPEMREVFLTGLNQPFGMLVLGNSFYAANTDGLMQFPYKEGQTKMTAAGKKILELPAGGYNNHWTRNLLASTDGKKIYISVGSGSNVGENGMENEVRRANILEINPDGSGERIFASGLRNPVGMDWQPTTKTLYTAVNERDELGDDLVPDYLTSVKEGAFYGWPYSYFGQNEDPRRKGERPDLVKKAVMPDVPMGSHTASLGLAFYDGTAFPEKYRNGAFIGQHGSWNRSEFSGYKVMFVPFNEGKPGKPEDFLTGFVAGKDKDVYGRPVGVAVLPDGSLLVADDAAGRIWRIAATK, encoded by the coding sequence ATGAAAACAAAACCAATTTTAGTAGTCGCCCTGCTGGCGACCCTGGCCGCCTGCGGACCCAAGAAAGAAGCGGGTGAAACGGCGAAAACGGTCGCTACTACGAGCCAAGCCGTCAATTTGCCGGCTCCGTACACCACGAAGTCAGCCGTTCACTACAGTAACGTAGTAGGCTGGGCTGACGGAAAAACGCCCCAGGCACCGGCTGGCTTCACCGTCACCGAATACGCCCGGGACCTGAAAAGTCCGCGCTGGATATACGTTGCTGGCAATGGTGATGTGTTCGTGGCCGAGTCCAACACGGAGCCGAAATCGGTCAAGAAAAAAGTTGTTTCGGCCGTATCGGGACAGAGTAAATCGCAGCCATCCGGCGAGAGTGCCAACCGGATTACCCTCCTGCGTGATACCAACAAGGACGGCAAACCTGAGATGCGGGAAGTTTTTCTGACCGGTCTCAACCAACCCTTCGGGATGCTGGTGCTGGGTAATAGTTTCTACGCGGCCAATACTGACGGTCTGATGCAGTTTCCCTATAAAGAAGGGCAAACGAAAATGACGGCTGCAGGAAAGAAAATTCTGGAATTGCCCGCCGGTGGCTATAACAACCACTGGACACGCAACCTGCTCGCCAGCACCGATGGTAAGAAAATTTACATCTCGGTTGGGTCGGGCAGCAACGTGGGCGAGAATGGTATGGAAAATGAAGTACGCCGGGCCAACATCCTTGAAATTAACCCGGATGGTTCGGGCGAACGGATTTTTGCCAGCGGTTTGCGAAATCCTGTGGGTATGGATTGGCAACCCACCACGAAAACGCTGTATACTGCCGTCAATGAGCGCGACGAACTGGGCGATGACCTGGTGCCCGATTACCTGACGAGTGTAAAAGAAGGTGCATTCTATGGCTGGCCCTATTCGTATTTCGGCCAGAATGAAGACCCGCGCCGGAAGGGTGAGCGGCCGGATCTGGTTAAGAAGGCCGTGATGCCCGACGTTCCAATGGGTTCCCACACGGCTTCGCTGGGGCTGGCTTTCTACGATGGTACGGCTTTCCCGGAGAAATACCGGAATGGAGCCTTCATTGGGCAGCATGGTTCCTGGAACCGGTCGGAGTTTTCGGGATACAAGGTTATGTTCGTTCCGTTCAACGAGGGCAAACCCGGCAAACCGGAGGACTTCCTGACAGGGTTCGTGGCTGGAAAAGATAAAGATGTGTATGGCCGACCCGTAGGGGTTGCGGTACTGCCCGATGGTTCGCTGCTCGTTGCCGATGATGCCGCCGGACGTATCTGGCGTATTGCGGCCACGAAATAA